In Bacilli bacterium PM5-9, the genomic window TTAATTCTAACAAGGAAAAAGGTTTTTGTCTTTTATAATGTAAAAAAACTATAATACCTTTTAAGGGTTACCCCCTAATTAATATTATAGTTCCAGTTTATTAATGTAAAAAGCGCATATGCGCTTTTTTAAATTTCTACAGTTGTTAGTTTGCTTATACTTAATTCACCACTTAAATAACATTTTTCATTAATAATACTTACCTTTAATATACCACCAGGTTCATTTAAGCTAATTGCATAATTATTTGTTTTATCTTGAAGTTTATTATATAAGTAGTAAGCATAAGCAATAGAGCCACTACCACAACTACCTTCATGAATAAGTGTTTTAGTATCATGAACATAAACAACAGGATACATTTCATTATTATCAACAAACATAAAACCTAATGCATCAACTGAATATTTTTCTAATACAAAATTTAGAATTTGTTGACACAGAGTTTTATCAAAATCACTTTCTTCAATAATAACATGCATAATACCTTCCATAATTACTAATGGATAATTAATATCATTAATAGAGATTGTTTTAATATCTTGAGGTGGATTCATTTCAATAGTTGCATCATTATTATCTAAATCAACTTCAACATCAATAGTACTTTTTATTCCACTAACATCAACATTAATTATTGTTGGTGTTTCAATATTATTTTCCCTTGCGACTAAGTATGCGAATGATCTTGAAGCATTAGCACAAAACTCTAACCCCATCATTTCCATTTTATATGGTTTATTATTTAGTTCTTTAATAAATGCAACTTGCTCAGCTTTATACTCTTTAAGATTTATTAATTTGTTTGCTATTTCAATATAATTATCTTGATTAACATCATTCTTAACAAAGATTGTTATATTGCCAGCAGGATTTGCAATGTAAATATCTAGTTTCATAAAAATAAGACCTCCCTTTATTTAAAAGTATTTATTGATATGATTGTAGCATGGTATAGTTTAAATAAGCAAACTTATTATATTATTGCAAAGTTATTACTGAAAAAATTTTTATTTTAGATAAATAATTACTGGATATTCTTTTATTTTATGAATTATGCTATAATATTACGGTGAGGTGATATGTTTTGGAAAGAACATATAAAATTAATGATTTTGAAGGACCATTAGATTTATTGTTACATTTAATTAAAGAAAATAAAATGAGTATTTTTGATATTGAAATAACAACATTAACTGCTCAATATTTAGAATTAGTAGAAGAAGCAAAAACAATAAATTTAGAAATAGCAAGTGATTTTTTAGTTATGGCATCAACTTTACTTGAGATAAAATCAAAGTCATTATTACCAAAACCAGAAATTGAAATAGATGATGAATATCAAGAAAATACGCAAGATGAATTAGTAAAAAGATTATTAGAATATAAAAGATATAAAGAAGTAAGTGAAAATCTTAAAGAATTTAATGAAACACGTAATCTTATTTATACTAAACCAATTGAGGATTTATCAAAATTTAAAACAGAAGAATCAATTTTAGATATTCCACATGAAATAGAATTATATGATTTAATAAGATCAATGGATAAGATGTTACAAAGACTTAAATTTAAAAAGCCATTATCATCAGTAATGGAAAATAATGAAATATCAGTTGAAGCTAGATGCACAACCTTATTAGAGCAAATAAATAAGTTTGATAAGAAAAATATTTTATTAGATGATTTAATTGATATACCAACAAAATCATATATGATAGTTACCTTTTTAGCAATGTTAGACCTTGCTAAGAGAAATTTAGTAAAGATTAAGCAAAGTGATAACTTTGATGAAATATATATTAATGGAGTGATATAATGGAAAATAAAGCAGCAATCCTTGAAGGAATTTTATTTTTAGCAGGAGATGAAGGTGTCGACTTAGAAGCAATTAAATTAGTATTAGATTGCAGTAATGAAATGGCAATCGAATTAATTAATAAATATAAAGAAAAGCTACAAGATGTTGAAAGGGGATTAATGTTAGTAGAGCTTGGTAATAAATATAAATTAAGCACTAAACCAGAGCATTTTGAATATTACCAAAAATTAGTTGACAATCCAACAAGTTTTTCATTTTCAAATGCAGCATTAGAAACACTAGCAATCATCGCTTATAATCAACCAGTTACTAGAGTAGAAATTGAAAACATTAGAGGTGTTGGAAGTGATGCTATGGTTAGAAAATTGGTTGCTAAATCATTAATTAAAGAAGTTGGTAGAAAAGAAAGTCCTGGAAGACCAATGATGTATGCAATAACTGATGAGTTCTTAGATGTTTTCAATTTACAAAGCATTGATGAATTACCAGAACTAAAAGATGTTGAATTAGATGAAGAAGATCAAAACATTTTTAATACAAGATTTAAAGAAGAAGAAAAAGAGAATAGTGAGGAGGATTTATCTAATTAAGATAAATTCTTTTTTTATTTAAATTAAATACTATTGAAATCTATTTTTTGTTATGCTATTATTAAAATATAAAACCGGTTTCATAAGGAGTGATTTAATGGCAACAATCATGGATGTTGCAAAAAGAGCAGGTGTATCTAAAGCTACTGTATCACGATATATCAATAATAAAAATGTTGAACCAATTAATGCAAAAAAAATTGATAAAGCTATTGAAGAGTTAGATTTTACACCAAATCGTGTAGCTCAAGGTCTTTCAAACCAAAAAAGTGATATTATTGGTGTGATTGTTCCTGATTTATTAAACCCTTTCTTTAATGAAATAGTAAACATTATTGAAAGAATTGCTTTTAAAGATAATTATAGTTGTTTAATATTTGCTTCGAATAATAATGTTGAAATTGAAAAGAAAGCAATTGAAATATGTAGTAATTTTAATGTTCAAGGAATAATTTTAGCTCCAGCATCAAATGAAACTGATTTAACTAATTATAATATTCCTATTGTTGCAATAGATAGATATTTAAAAACTGCTACAAAAAATATTATTGTAGACAATGAATTAATTGGTGAAAAAATAGTTGAATGCTTTTTATTAAACAATGCTAAAAATGTCTTGATAGTTGAGGGTGAGAGTAATTTTGATACAACTATTAAGCGTCGTGAAGGGTTTATTAAAGCAGCAAAGAAAAGCGATTTAAATTATAAAATATTAAGTACATCATTTGCTGATGTTTATCAAGTTGATGATGATATAAAAAAAATAGACATTAATGAGTTTGATGGTATATGCATGGGAAATGAGGTAATCGCTTTTGGTGTTTTAAAAAACAAAATTAAAAAAGATATTATTAAAATAACAATTGATGGAACATACTTAAATGATTTTCTTTTAGATGATATTTATACAATTAAACAACCTATTAATGATTTAGCAACGCTTGCTTATCAAAAAATAATGTCATGGGATGATATAAAAGAAACAACAATCTTAGATATTGAGGAGATTAATTAATGAAACAAGTTGTCGTAATTGGTAGTTCAAATGTTGACTTAGTTTATCAAGTTGAAAGACTACCGCAATTAGGTGAAACCGTTTTTGGTAGCGGTTTAAAAAAATTACCTGGTGGAAAAGGATTAAATCAAGCAGTTGCTGCTTCAAGAGTTTGTAATAATGTGATTTTTTTAGGATCATTTGGTCATGGAAATGATAGTATTTTCCTAAAAGAGTTTCTAAGTAAAGAAGCTATTGATATTTCTAACTTAAAAGAAAGTTTTACTGAAACCGGTACCGCTATTATTACAATCAATAATAATGATAATACAATAGTAGTTATTCCAGGTGCAAATGATGATATTGACATTGATTATATTAAGGAACATGAAAACCTTTTAAAAGAGAGCATTGTAGTTTTACAAAATGAAATAAAACAAGAAACAAATGAATATGTTATAAATTATTGTTTTGAAAACAACATTCCTTTAATTTATAATCCAGCACCAGCTAGAAAAATTGATTTAAATTTATTAAATAAAATAACATATTTTACTCCAAACGAAAGTGAAGCAAAATTAATATTTGAAACAGATAATTTTGAAGAAATTGTCAAACAATATCCAAATAAAGTAATTATAACAGTTGGAAAAGATGGTGTGATTTATTATGATGATAAATTAATAAACATCGCACCAAATCCAGTAGTTCCTGTTGATACAACAGGTGCAGGTGATACTTTAAATGGTATTTTAGCAGCCAGTTTATATGAAGGATATACTTTAAATAAAGTATTACAAAGATCAGTTGCAGGAGCAACCTTATCAATTATGAAAAAAGGTGCTCAAACAGGAATGCCGACAAGAAAGGATTTAGAAGATGAAAAAAAATGGAATCTTAAATAGAGAAATCAATGATGTTTTAGGAAAACTAGGGCATACTGATACAATTTGTATTGCTGATTGTGGACTACCTTTACCAAGTAATGTTAAAGTAGTAGATTTAACATTAAAAATAGGAGTACCTTCTTTTATGGAAGTTTTAAATATTATTGTTGATGAAATGGAAATTGAAGAATATACACTTGCAAGTGAAATTGAAACAAATAATAAAGAAGTATTAAATGAAGTAGTTGAAAAGCTAAGTCAAGTTAGCAAAAAAACTGTATCTCATGAACAATTTAAAGAGCAAACAAAATCATGTAAATTAATAATTAGAACAGGTGAAGCAAGCCCATTTGCTAATATAATATTACAAGGCGGTGTTATTTTTTAATGAAAGTTCAATTCAAAAATATAAACAAAGCATTTAATGGTGTAAATGTCTTAAATGATATTTCATTAACAATTAATGGTGGAATTCAT contains:
- a CDS encoding segregation and condensation protein B (product_source=KO:K06024; cath_funfam=1.10.10.10; cog=COG1386; ko=KO:K06024; pfam=PF04079; superfamily=46785; tigrfam=TIGR00281), with the protein product MENKAAILEGILFLAGDEGVDLEAIKLVLDCSNEMAIELINKYKEKLQDVERGLMLVELGNKYKLSTKPEHFEYYQKLVDNPTSFSFSNAALETLAIIAYNQPVTRVEIENIRGVGSDAMVRKLVAKSLIKEVGRKESPGRPMMYAITDEFLDVFNLQSIDELPELKDVELDEEDQNIFNTRFKEEEKENSEEDLSN
- a CDS encoding D-ribose pyranase (product_source=KO:K06726; cath_funfam=3.40.1650.10; cog=COG1869; ko=KO:K06726; pfam=PF05025; superfamily=102546), whose amino-acid sequence is MKKNGILNREINDVLGKLGHTDTICIADCGLPLPSNVKVVDLTLKIGVPSFMEVLNIIVDEMEIEEYTLASEIETNNKEVLNEVVEKLSQVSKKTVSHEQFKEQTKSCKLIIRTGEASPFANIILQGGVIF
- a CDS encoding ribokinase (product_source=KO:K00852; cath_funfam=3.40.1190.20; cog=COG0524; ko=KO:K00852; pfam=PF00294; superfamily=53613; tigrfam=TIGR02152): MKQVVVIGSSNVDLVYQVERLPQLGETVFGSGLKKLPGGKGLNQAVAASRVCNNVIFLGSFGHGNDSIFLKEFLSKEAIDISNLKESFTETGTAIITINNNDNTIVVIPGANDDIDIDYIKEHENLLKESIVVLQNEIKQETNEYVINYCFENNIPLIYNPAPARKIDLNLLNKITYFTPNESEAKLIFETDNFEEIVKQYPNKVIITVGKDGVIYYDDKLINIAPNPVVPVDTTGAGDTLNGILAASLYEGYTLNKVLQRSVAGATLSIMKKGAQTGMPTRKDLEDEKKWNLK
- a CDS encoding segregation and condensation protein A (product_source=KO:K05896; cath_funfam=1.10.10.580; cog=COG1354; ko=KO:K05896; pfam=PF02616; superfamily=46785); the encoded protein is MERTYKINDFEGPLDLLLHLIKENKMSIFDIEITTLTAQYLELVEEAKTINLEIASDFLVMASTLLEIKSKSLLPKPEIEIDDEYQENTQDELVKRLLEYKRYKEVSENLKEFNETRNLIYTKPIEDLSKFKTEESILDIPHEIELYDLIRSMDKMLQRLKFKKPLSSVMENNEISVEARCTTLLEQINKFDKKNILLDDLIDIPTKSYMIVTFLAMLDLAKRNLVKIKQSDNFDEIYINGVI
- a CDS encoding DNA-binding LacI/PurR family transcriptional regulator (product_source=COG1609; cath_funfam=1.10.260.40,3.40.50.2300; cog=COG1609; pfam=PF00356,PF00532; smart=SM00354; superfamily=47413,53822), whose translation is MATIMDVAKRAGVSKATVSRYINNKNVEPINAKKIDKAIEELDFTPNRVAQGLSNQKSDIIGVIVPDLLNPFFNEIVNIIERIAFKDNYSCLIFASNNNVEIEKKAIEICSNFNVQGIILAPASNETDLTNYNIPIVAIDRYLKTATKNIIVDNELIGEKIVECFLLNNAKNVLIVEGESNFDTTIKRREGFIKAAKKSDLNYKILSTSFADVYQVDDDIKKIDINEFDGICMGNEVIAFGVLKNKIKKDIIKITIDGTYLNDFLLDDIYTIKQPINDLATLAYQKIMSWDDIKETTILDIEEIN
- a CDS encoding diaminopimelate epimerase (product_source=COG0253; cog=COG0253; ko=KO:K01780; superfamily=54506); protein product: MKLDIYIANPAGNITIFVKNDVNQDNYIEIANKLINLKEYKAEQVAFIKELNNKPYKMEMMGLEFCANASRSFAYLVARENNIETPTIINVDVSGIKSTIDVEVDLDNNDATIEMNPPQDIKTISINDINYPLVIMEGIMHVIIEESDFDKTLCQQILNFVLEKYSVDALGFMFVDNNEMYPVVYVHDTKTLIHEGSCGSGSIAYAYYLYNKLQDKTNNYAISLNEPGGILKVSIINEKCYLSGELSISKLTTVEI